In the Candidatus Dadabacteria bacterium genome, TTCACCCCGTCCGCCTCATCTCAAACCTCCCTCCCCTGCCGAACGTATTGACAAAATACCCGCGAATGCGGTCTTCACTTTCAATAACGCCGAAAAACAGGGCGGTCAGGTTGCCCGCGTTTGTTTCTCTTTTGATTCTGACAAGATTCTTTGAGTTTTCAGGCGCGTTCGCCGGACGGGGAACTATCTCCCCGGTGATCTTTGAAAGACTCTTTGAAGGGTCGGGGTTTTCCTCCCCCGTTGCCGGGTCTATTAAGTAGTAAGACTCTCCGGATATCCGCTCCCCGCTCCGCTCAAGTATGAGCCTGTGCAGACCCCTCTTTTCCTTCCCGTCCCCGCCGACCGGAAACCCTTCAAGTTCCCACTTTCCGGCAATGTCTTCCATGGCGCGCGGATTACTCTTTGCTCTCTTCGGAGGGCGGCTCTTGTGCGGGAGCGTCCGCCTTTTCTTCCGGGCTTTCAGACTGCTCCGGCTTCTCCTCTGCGGGTTTCTCCTCCGCCTTCGGCTCTTCCTTCACTTCTTCTGCGGGAGCGGCTTGCTCCGCAGGGGGCGCTTCCTCTTTCGGCTTCTCCTCTGCGGGTTTCTCCTCCGCCTTCGGCTCTTCCTTCACTTCTTCTGCTGGGGCGGTTTGCTCCGCAGGGGGCGCTTCCTCTTTCAGCTTCTCTGCGGGTTTCTCTTCCGCTTTCGGCTCTTCCTTCACCTCTTTGGCGGGCGCGGGTTCGGAGGGCTTCTCCTCCGCCTTTGCCTCTTCCTTCGCTTCGGCGGGAGGCTCTGCGGATTTCTCATCCTTCACCCCTTCGGCGGCGGCTTCACCGGCGGGCGCTTCGGTTTTCGGCTCTTCCTTCTTCGGTTCGGGCGGAACGGGCACATTGAGCAGCCCCTCCTCAACCAGAATTTTTATCTTGTCCCGTCCGTTGACCGGCCGCTTGCGGCGGGCGGTTCTGACGGCGTAGCGACCGTCCGCGCGTTTGTAAATGATGAACTCCGGGGTTTTCTTTACTACTTTCATGACTTCCCTTTCTCCTCCGTGATACTCGGTTTTGTTCCCGTCCCTGTAAGGCGGGGGCTAACTCTACAGCATGGGCGAAACTATGCAAACGGGATTTTAGTCTTGAAATGGAGCGCGGTATGGCGCACAATTCGGGGAAAGGAAGAAGCCGCCGGACATCCGGCGCCCGAAACCAATGAACATACTTGTAATACACGGGCCCAATCTGGGCCTTCTCGGCAAAAGAGAGCCCGAAATATACGGAAGCCGCACGCTTGACGACATCAACGCCCTTCTATCCGAAGAGGCGGCGGGACGGAAGGATGTTTCCCTTGAGTTCTTTCAGAGCGATTCCGAGGGCGGCATTGTGGGCGCGATACAGGGCGCGCTCGGGCGGGTTGACGGAATCCTCATCAACCCCGCCGCCTACACGCACACAAGCGTCGCCGTAAGAGACGCCATACTGTCGGTCGGCATCCCGACCGTTGAAGTTCACATATCAAACATCCACAAAAGAGAGGAGTTCAGGCACACCTCTTTTGTGTCTCCCGTGGCGGAGGGCGTGGTGTCGGGCTTCGGCCCGGAAAGCTACCTCCTCGGCCTGCGCGGGCTGGTGGGGCATCTGGTAAAAGGCAAATGAAAGACAACTGGCTTATCAAAGAGCAGTTTCCCGAACGCAGCGCGGAACTGGCAAAAGAGTTGAAAATGAAATCCATTGTGGGGCAACTGCTCATCAACAGAGGGATAGACACGGACGAGAAAGCGGAGGAATTTTTCAAAAGCAGTTTTGTTGACCTTCCCAGCCCGTTCCTGATGGCGGGAATGGAGGAGGCGGTCGCGCGGATGGTAAAAGCGGTGGAGGGCGGCGAAACGGTGGCGGTTTACGGCGACTATGACGCGGACGGCGTGACGGCAACCTCCCTTTTGTGCGATTTTCTGAGAGCGCTCGGCGTTGAAGCCATTTACTTCGCGCCGCACAGAATACGGGACGGATACGGCGTAAACGACAGGGCGGTGGAGGAACTGGGGCGGAAGGGCGCGACCCTTATAGTGTCAACCGACTGCGGCATAAGCGCCGTCCGCGAAGTGAAGACGGCAAAACAGAGTGGCATAGACTTCATCATTACAGACCACCACCTTCCGGGCGACACCCTTCCGGACGCGGTGGCGATTGTAAACCCGAAACTGCCCGACTGCCGCTATCCGGCGAAAAACATCGCCGGCGTGGGAGTGGCGTTCAACCTTGCCCTCGCCCTGAGGGCGCGCCTGAGGGAAAACGGCTTCTTTGACAGCAGGGAAGAGCCGAACATGGCGCGGTATCTGGATCTGGTCGCCATCGGCACGGTTACGGACAGAGTGCCGCTTGAGGGCGTGAACAGGATAATGGTCAAAGAGGGCCTCAGGAGAATGGTGGTGTCCGACAGGCCGGGGATAGAGGCGCTCAAAAGGGTGAGCCGGATAAACTGGCCGCCGACTTCAAGCGACATAGGGTTTCGCATGGGGCCGCGCATAAACGCCGCCGGAAGAATCGGCGAGCCGGAAACCGCCGTTGACCTGCTGCTGTGCGAGAGTTCAAAGAGCGCGGCAAAAATGGCGCGGCGGCTGGACGAGCAGAACAGAGACCGCCAGCGGCTTGAGGGCGAGGCGCTGGAAGAGGCGCTGTCAATGATTGAGGACGACCCCGCAAATGCGGAGCGTGCGTGCGTGGTTCTCGCCTCCAAGGACTGGCATCCGGGCATCATCGGGCCGCTCGCCTCAAAACTGGTTGAAAGATACTCAAAGCCGGTGTTCACCATCGCCATAGGCAAATACGGCGTCGGCAAGGGCTCGGGCAGAACCGTTGCGGGCGTTAACCTCCACGAGGCGCTTAAAACGTGCGGCGGCGCGCTGAGCGAATACGGCGGGCACGCCATGGCGGCGGGAATAACGGTTTCCAACAAAAACATAGATGCCTTCAGAGACGCCTTTGACGAATATGTCAGGGCATCCGCCGCGCCGGAGGCGAAACCCGGAAGAACTCTGGAGATAGACGCAAAAGTGAGCGTTGCCGACCTCTCGGTTGAAATGGTAAAACAGGTTGAGACCCTCGGCCCGTT is a window encoding:
- the aroQ gene encoding type II 3-dehydroquinate dehydratase; the encoded protein is MNILVIHGPNLGLLGKREPEIYGSRTLDDINALLSEEAAGRKDVSLEFFQSDSEGGIVGAIQGALGRVDGILINPAAYTHTSVAVRDAILSVGIPTVEVHISNIHKREEFRHTSFVSPVAEGVVSGFGPESYLLGLRGLVGHLVKGK
- the recJ gene encoding single-stranded-DNA-specific exonuclease RecJ; protein product: MKDNWLIKEQFPERSAELAKELKMKSIVGQLLINRGIDTDEKAEEFFKSSFVDLPSPFLMAGMEEAVARMVKAVEGGETVAVYGDYDADGVTATSLLCDFLRALGVEAIYFAPHRIRDGYGVNDRAVEELGRKGATLIVSTDCGISAVREVKTAKQSGIDFIITDHHLPGDTLPDAVAIVNPKLPDCRYPAKNIAGVGVAFNLALALRARLRENGFFDSREEPNMARYLDLVAIGTVTDRVPLEGVNRIMVKEGLRRMVVSDRPGIEALKRVSRINWPPTSSDIGFRMGPRINAAGRIGEPETAVDLLLCESSKSAAKMARRLDEQNRDRQRLEGEALEEALSMIEDDPANAERACVVLASKDWHPGIIGPLASKLVERYSKPVFTIAIGKYGVGKGSGRTVAGVNLHEALKTCGGALSEYGGHAMAAGITVSNKNIDAFRDAFDEYVRASAAPEAKPGRTLEIDAKVSVADLSVEMVKQVETLGPFGSGNPTPVFLVEGAVVVSHEIMRDVHLKLAIGRGGGEETIEAMWWNAAGRGGRAPEDEVNMVVTPEVRRWRDREFVALRVEDLEEM